Below is a window of Planococcus rifietoensis DNA.
CTGCGCATATCAAAAGCTGCCCCCCCAAAATTTGGGTGGTGCAGCTTTTTTGTTAACCTCTTAGAAACCCGCCTTCCGAATGCATCACTTGCCCAGTAATCCAGCCGCCTTCTTCGCTGGCAAGAAACGCGATCAAGTTCGCCGCATCTTCGGGTTTCCCGATGCGCCCCAAGCCGAATTTCGGCCGTAAATAATTCCTGATCTCGTCATCCATCCAATTGGTGTCGGTCGGACCTGGATTGACAGCATTCACTGTGATGCCCAGTTCCGCGAGTTCTGCGGACAAAGAGGAAGTGAATGCCGAAATCGCGCCTTTTGTTGCTGCATACGCCAAATTCCCTGGCATCGGCCCCTGATCTTGTCCGGAGGTTAAATTAATGATGCGCCCATCTTTTCGGCTAGTTTGTTGAAATTCTTTTGCGAATTCTGTGGACAATAAAAACGTTGCTCTCATATTCACCATATAATGATCGTCCAAGATCTTACCGGTCAAATCCATATAGTTGGAATCGATCGAATGCGCCGCGTTATTGATAAGGATATTTGGGAATCCGACGGCACTTTTCACATGCGTCAGAATAGCTTCTTCCGCATCCCGTTGCGCTAAATCGACCTCCAAAAACTCACAGCGTACACCAAGATCCATAATTTCTGAACGGAAGCACTCTGGAAAATCCGACGCTGCTTGCCAGTGGGTGAAGAAAATATCCGTTTTTTGCTGTGCCAGTTTCCGGCACACAGCCGCGCCTATTCCGGTGTCGTTGCTGACGCCGGTGATCAATGCAATGCTTTGGGATTTCGCCATGCTACTAGCCTCCTTTTGTGCAGCTTATTAAAGCAGCTTTGCCATATAATACTCATCCACATAGTCATCATTGATGAAAAGCGAATCCCGTTTCACGCCTTCAATTTCGAACCCCATCTTCTGATATAAAGTAACTGCTGATGCGTTTTCTGCTATCACGGTCAGTTCCAAACGATGGAGATCGACGGATTTTGCCCAAGCGATGACATGGGAAAACATTGCCTTTCCGACACCTTTGCCGCGGCTATCGCTATGAACACCCATCACTGTATAAGCGCGATGTGAAATTCGTCGGGGGTTCTCATTTTGCACAATCAAGTATCCTAGAACTTGATGTTCTTCGCACGCAATAAAAACACCTGACTTTTCATTGGCACTCAACACATCGATGAACTTTGCGAACGATTCGGGTGAAATTTGCCGTTCACCGGGATTGAACATCATATATCCTGAATCCTCAGCGTTTTTGATGACCTGCACGATTTGTTCTGCGTCGCGGTTTTCAGCTTTTCGAATTTTAATCACGATGCACACTCCTATTCGTTTAAAAAGCGGTTCAAACTCATCCTGCTTAAATATTTCCGGGGAAATAATCTGTATATAAATATATACCGCTTTTCTACGCTAGAATCGATTTTATATTTCAATATCTCGAACTACTTCTTGATTTCAAATTCTGCCGCTAGAGCAATCTCCTCTACTCCTTCATTAATATAATAGTTTTTAACGATTCGATATGTGCCAGTCGTCAACTCATAGTCCAAAAATTCAAGAGGCATCTCCTGCTCCAGGTTCTCTCCCGCCCCCAAACCAATATCCGTAAAAGCAAACTGTTCTCTGTAAGGAATTTCATACCATGTGCCTTCTTGTAATTTTTCCAAGGTTCGATGCTCACCGAACCCGACAGTACTTGAACCCGAGTTGGAAATGATTAATATTATCTCATCGACAGGAAAAGCGTAATTTTCTTCATCGCTTTGCATTGAAACTGTAGTTTCTCCATTGATGAAGGTATTTGGCAAGTTTCCGTAGGAGGAATTATTTTCCAGAACTTCTTTCTTTTGATTTGTTTCAAATAATGAACAGGCTGACAACAATAAAAGCGAAGTTAATAAAATGCTCGTTAAATTTTTTCCAGTCACCATATCTTCCTTTCAACGATTATTAATTAACTAATTCTACCATTTTCCGAACACAATAGAATCCAGTTTTTCAAACCTTCTCCGATTCTCTTTGGCTTAAATATATTACCCAACAAAAAAGCACGAAAGAGAATCTTCTCTTCCGCACTTTCATCTTATAGAGCCGATTTTACAGTCTTTCTGTAATACCCGACCGCCAGTACAGCGAAGACCAGATAAATCAACGCATAGACACCCATCGCAACCGATGCCGGGAACAGGATGTCGGTGCGGAACAGGAACGATGCCGCTTGAATCGCAAAGATGGAATGCGCCAAGCCGATCGCTAGCGGCAGCCCGAAAACAAAGGCTTGCTTGCGGACGATGCCGCGCATGATGTCTTTGACCGTAAAGCCAAGCTGACGCAATGTGGCGTAGCTTTGTTTTTCGTGTTCGGCTTCGGTCATTTGCTTAAAGTATAGGATACTGCCGGTCGAAATGAGGAACACCAGCCCTAAAAATCCAGCGATGAATATGAGCAATCCGTTTGATTGGACAGATCCTTCATAAGACGAGTAATAGTCGACATGCGGTTCCGAAACTTTGTACTTGTCCTGCTGGTAAATGGCAGATGCCGCGGCCATGTCCTCTTCTGCAATATGGAACCCGTCCATTTGCTGAAGAGCTGAATCCCCTGTCTCACTCACCAATTGCGCTTTCAACGATTGGTAGGTTTCTTCGTTCACCACGATTTGGCTTGTGAAGAATGACCAATTGAGCACATTGTATTGGGCGATTTCCGTAATTGACAAAGTGGTTGGTACTTCGTCTTGGAAGGTGAGGTCAAACGGCAGGTCCACCGAATTGAAAAGCGTCGAGACCGATACGTCATGGAAGCTCGCTTCACCGTTTGCCGGCACATCAACGTCGAGACCAGCTTGCTGCAATTGTTCGCTGCTGAGCACCGCGATGTCTGTTGCCCGTTCTAAAAACGGAGCTGGCTTTTCTTCGAATTCAGCGGGAACGACAAAAGTTTCCACCGCTTCGCGTTGATAGGAAATCCCATTGTCGTCGAGTTCCTGGCTGATGTTATCCGCCAGTCCGGCTTCATTTTCAAACATAAAATCAAATGGCATGATGGACTGCGTTTCCTGCTCCGTCGAATA
It encodes the following:
- a CDS encoding SDR family oxidoreductase, which encodes MAKSQSIALITGVSNDTGIGAAVCRKLAQQKTDIFFTHWQAASDFPECFRSEIMDLGVRCEFLEVDLAQRDAEEAILTHVKSAVGFPNILINNAAHSIDSNYMDLTGKILDDHYMVNMRATFLLSTEFAKEFQQTSRKDGRIINLTSGQDQGPMPGNLAYAATKGAISAFTSSLSAELAELGITVNAVNPGPTDTNWMDDEIRNYLRPKFGLGRIGKPEDAANLIAFLASEEGGWITGQVMHSEGGFLRG
- a CDS encoding GNAT family N-acetyltransferase, giving the protein MIKIRKAENRDAEQIVQVIKNAEDSGYMMFNPGERQISPESFAKFIDVLSANEKSGVFIACEEHQVLGYLIVQNENPRRISHRAYTVMGVHSDSRGKGVGKAMFSHVIAWAKSVDLHRLELTVIAENASAVTLYQKMGFEIEGVKRDSLFINDDYVDEYYMAKLL
- a CDS encoding immunoglobulin-like domain-containing protein; the encoded protein is MVTGKNLTSILLTSLLLLSACSLFETNQKKEVLENNSSYGNLPNTFINGETTVSMQSDEENYAFPVDEIILIISNSGSSTVGFGEHRTLEKLQEGTWYEIPYREQFAFTDIGLGAGENLEQEMPLEFLDYELTTGTYRIVKNYYINEGVEEIALAAEFEIKK
- a CDS encoding FtsX-like permease family protein yields the protein MTALTLFDLVKRSMRKNIKHYYLYFFALILSVVLYFVFATLQHDAAVAEQGTGMMGTAFQVAGILLIVIAGIFIVYANAIFLKRRSQEIGLYQLIGLTKRAVARLLILENMLLGIMALIVGIAVGMLVSRVFLLLLMKLIGYEAFIEVSFSTAAVIQTFFVFLAIFVLTTIQMVFTVYRNSLLSLFNSEKQGQHPRKPKTAVSAILALLGIGLIAFGYWLSGRMLNEMLFFNMLAVLATVILGTYLVFRVTISWLLYRIRRNKNGHLGLENSLSLAPLMHRMKSNANSLTIITVLSAMTLTMIAAAYSMYYSTEQETQSIMPFDFMFENEAGLADNISQELDDNGISYQREAVETFVVPAEFEEKPAPFLERATDIAVLSSEQLQQAGLDVDVPANGEASFHDVSVSTLFNSVDLPFDLTFQDEVPTTLSITEIAQYNVLNWSFFTSQIVVNEETYQSLKAQLVSETGDSALQQMDGFHIAEEDMAAASAIYQQDKYKVSEPHVDYYSSYEGSVQSNGLLIFIAGFLGLVFLISTGSILYFKQMTEAEHEKQSYATLRQLGFTVKDIMRGIVRKQAFVFGLPLAIGLAHSIFAIQAASFLFRTDILFPASVAMGVYALIYLVFAVLAVGYYRKTVKSAL